In Haematobia irritans isolate KBUSLIRL chromosome 1, ASM5000362v1, whole genome shotgun sequence, a genomic segment contains:
- the LOC142235353 gene encoding uncharacterized protein LOC142235353: MTLDKFIRAADHLVEFEASLNENKLPTTSLCLLETHRDEIKGIWNRLKQIYEKCLVELANGEDDGKETEATRKRETESVKEKYKSSYSTYCRCVSKISELMANLGSSYSASSPNSNSSFNLPPIELNVFHGDFKSWPTFRDMFTAVCIKNSKLSPVEKLFHLTQKTKGEAHEIVSKSPLTDDGFGTAWSNLCARYENKRVLVNEQLKTLFNLSAICSESASSIKGLQRDINACISILRVHKIDIESWNPIFVFLCSNCLPDSTLTLWEQTLNDKTCIPKWSELDEFLTNRYRTLESVSEIRGSKEQKPSNSRTKGNNNSKQISGKISTFQANISQHTCKLCSNEVHVIRKCPKFLKMNYQQRWTEIKSKGLCANCFASSHTAQRCKSKYSCFKCGKRHNSLLHNDSNNHSQSTSYSNNSQRPRNDPISNPLIPPSSPSNIQSTDSSNGVIQTCFASNSNGVLLGTAMVRILHSGVVYRARALLDSGSEGTLISERLSNMLRLPSRHTSATISGLNNSVSAAVQKECCFVLGSESDLNFELFVSALVVPHLSNNLPSRTIDIQRLSDLPPLQLADPKFYESSKIDILLGADVFPSIMLSKNELGICGSLMAQETVFGWILTGPIFTRNNSSCSARVSFFCEISLDKQISRFWEVENIPKKRFLSHEDKICEDLYRKTTRRNEEGRYVVSLPFKESFPEKLCLGSSRSGAMAQFLRNESRLIRNPDLKQEYDKSLIEYVTLNHMSLIDSPSPIQMCYYLPHHAVIKPERTTTKVRVVFNASAPSSNGISLNDVLYTGPVLQNDLTVLILKWRFYKFVLNGDIQKMYRQILVNASHTPFQRILFRENPNNPVQEFELKTVTFGLNCAPYLAIRTIIQLANDVQEKYPLASKILRNSIYVDDALLGAHSIEMAIKSRDELIQALNSAGFHMRKWISNSKKILKGLPTEHLLCADFLEFEDRSSAKTLGVRWNALSDQFYFSTIKFPDTCSYTKREVLSQISKLFDPAGWLSPIIIIAKIIMQRIWLDRTEWDAIISPESLRLWKAFQANYNAIDDIRIPRWIAYSPDCKIEFHCFSDASEKAYSAVIYIRVICPSGISTNLISAKTKVAPLKTLSIPRLELCGSTLLAEMIDNLLPQFEIENYSLFCWTDSTIVLSWLAKPPCCWNTFVANRVSKIIQVVDISKWFHVDSEFNPADLASRGVQAQDLQNNRLWWNGPDWLSEPSKNWPRTIEKKNFETELEKKPVKVLFTYFQNFEDILDRFSSFSRALRAFYPDEYMTLNSKKSIKKSSPLLSLNPFIDQEGIMRICGRLESSSDLSFNERHPIILPYGCQYSRLLVHFIHQISLHGGNQLVLRLAIHLEATTDLSTSAFLAAFSRFVSRRGCPLHLHSDNGTTFVGASKTLSKEFIQTSRETLTSNYLHQNLTWHFIPPGAPHMGGLWEAGVKSFKQHFRKTVGVQKFTFEEFQTLLSKIEACLNSRPISPSSENPTDLTALTPGHFLIGSPILMPLEPELVHSSTSIQNRWQRIKAQHQFFCSRWKNEYLKELQKRHKWKRSEEDLRENMLVVVKEENLPPNSWRLGRITKVHHGNDNRVRVAEVHTQKGTITRPITKLVVLYDESS, from the exons ATGACATTGGACAAATTTATTAGGGCTGCCGATCATTTGGTCGAATTTGAAGcttctttaaatgaaaataaattgccTACCACATCTCTTTGTCTCCTCGAGACCCATCGCGATGAAATTAAGGGTATCTGGAATAGGTTAAAGCAGATTTATGAGAAATGTCTCGTGGAACTAGCCAACGGAGAAGACGATGGCAAAGAAACCGAGGCAACTCGAAAAAGGGAGACAGAATCGGTTAAGGAGAAATATAAGAGTTCCTATTCTACTTATTGTCGATGTGTGTCTAAGATAAGTGAATTAATGGCAAATCTTGGCTCATCTTATTCTGCTTCAAGTCCTAATTCTAACTCCAGTTTCAATTTGCCTCCAATCGAACTAAATGTTTTTCATGGTGACTTTAAATCTTGGCCAACTTTCCGGGACATGTTCACCGCGGTCTGTATAAAGAATTCTAAGTTGAGTCCCGTAGAGAAATTGTTCCACCTGACCCAAAAGACCAAGGGTGAGGCTCATGAAATCGTGTCGAAAAGTCCGCTCACTGACGATGGTTTCGGAACAGCTTGGTCCAACTTATGTGCCCGTTATGAGAATAAACGGGTTCTTGTAAACGAACAATTGAAGACCTTATTCAATCTTTCGGCAATTTGCTCTGAATCGGCCAGTTCTATAAAAGGGCTTCAACGCGACATTAATGCCTGTATTTCGATCTTAAGGGTCCACAAAATCGATATCGAGAGTTGGAATCCAATTTTTGTCTTCCTTTGCTCCAACTGTCTTCCAGATTCTACCTTGACCTTATGGGAACAGACGTTGAATGATAAAACTTGCATTCCTAAATGGTCGGAATTAGACGAATTTTTAACGAACAGGTACCGTACCCTGGAGTCCGTCTCCGAAATCAGAGGTTCTAAGGAGCAAAAGCCTTCTAATTCCCGAACGAAAGGGAATAATAATTCCAAACAAATCTCTGGGAAAATTAGCACATTTCAGGCTAATATCAGCCAACACACCTGCAAACTTTGTTCAAATGAAGTCCATGTAATACGGAAATgtccgaaatttctcaaaatgaatTACCAACAGAGATGGACCGAAATTAAAAGTAAAGGTTTATGTGCGAATTGCTTTGCTAGTTCGCATACAGCGCAGAGATGTAAAAGTAAATATTCTTGCTTTAAATGTGGTAAACGTCACAACTCACTACTACATAATGACTCGAATAATCACTCTCAAAGCACATCTTATTCCAATAATTCTCAACGGCCGAGAAATGATCCCATTTCAAATCCTTTAATACCACCATCGTCCCCTTCTAATATACAGTCCACTGATTCTTCAAATGGAGTAATACAAACATGTTTTGCCTCCAATTCGAACGGGGTATTACTGGGTACAGCTATGGTACGAATTCTCCATTCTGGGGTGGTGTATCGGGCTAGGGCTTTATTGGATTCTGGATCTGAAGGAACACTTATTTCTGAAAGACTTTCTAATATGTTACGACTTCCGTCCAGACATACCTCTGCCACGATTTCGGGACTAAATAATTCGGTATCTGCCGCTGTTCAAAAAGAATGTTGTTTTGTGTTGGGTTCGGAGTCCgatttgaattttgaattatttGTGTCGGCCTTAGTCGTCCCACATTTATCAAATAATTTACCTTCAAGAACAATAGATATCCAACGATTATCGGATTTACCCCCTCTTCAATTAGCCGACCCGAAGTTCTATGAAAGTTCAAAAATTGACATTCTTTTAGGGGCAGATGTTTTCCCATCGATTATGTTGTCAAAGAATGAACTGGGTATCTGTGGTTCTTTAATGGCTCAGGAGACCGTCTTCGGGTGGATTCTTACAGGTCCTATTTTTACTAGGAACAATTCTTCATGTTCTGCTCGTGTCTCCTTCTTCTGTGAAATCTCCTTAGATAAGCAGATTTCACGTTTCTGGGAGGTGGAGAATATTCCAAAGAAACGTTTTCTCTCCCATGAGGACAAAATTTGTGAAGATCTATATCGAAAGACCACCAGAAGAAATGAGGAGGGTCGGTATGTGGTTTCTTTGCCATTTAAAGAATCTTTTCCTGAAAAATTGTGTCTTGGATCATCCCGCTCGGGTGCAATGGCACAATTTCTGCGAAATGAATCGAGGTTGATTCGGAATCCAGATTTGAAGCAGGAATATGATAAGTCACTTATTGAATATGTCACCCTCAATCATATGTCATTGATAGATTCTCCTAGTCCAATCCAAATGTGCTACTACTTACCACATCACGCGGTAATAAAGCCGGAAAGAACTACTACTAAGGTTAGAGTAGTTTTTAATGCATCCGCTCCCTCTTCCAATGGTATTAGTTTGAACGATGTCCTTTATACGGGACCTGTATTACAGAATGATTTGACTGTACTAATATtgaaatggcgattttacaaatttgtccTGAATGGTGATATCCAAAAAATGTATAGACAAATTCTTGTCAATGCCAGCCATACACCATTTCAAcgtattttatttcgtgaaaatcCGAATAATCCTGTCCaagaatttgaattgaaaactgTAACGTTTGGATTAAATTGTGCGCCATATTTGGCCATACGTACAATTATCCAATTGGCAAATGACGTACAGGAAAAATATCCTTTGGCTAGTAAGATATTAAGGAATTCAATTTATGTTGATGACGCTTTACTAGGGGCTCACTCTATTGAGATGGCGATAAAGTCGAGGGATGAATTAATTCAAGCTCTGAATTCCGCCGGGTTTCATATGAGAAAATGGATTTCtaattcaaagaaaattcttAAAGGACTTCCAACTGAACATCTTTTGTGTGCTGATTTTTTGGAATTCGAAGATCGTAGTTCAGCAAAAACCCTAGGAGTTCGTTGGAATGCCCTTTCAGACCAGTTTTATTTTTCCACCATCAAATTTCCAGATACTTGTTCATACACTAAGCGCGAAGTTTTGTCgcaaatatcaaaattgtttgaTCCAGCAGGATGGTTGTCACCCATTATCATAATTGCTAAGATTATCATGCAGAGAATTTGGTTGGACCGAACGGAATGGGATGCAATAATTTCTCCAGAATCACTTCGACTATGGAAAGCTTTTCAAGCTAATTATAACGCAATAGATGACATCAGAATTCCAAGATGGATCGCATATTCCCCTGATTGTAAAATCGAGTTTCACTGTTTTTCAGATGCATCGGAAAAAGCATATTCTGCAGTCATATACATTCGAGTTATTTGTCCAAGTGGTATATCCACTAACTTAATTAGTGCTAAAACAAAAGTAGCCCCACTGAAAACATTATCCATTCCACGATTAGAGCTTTGTGGGTCCACGTTATTAGCTGAAATGATCGACAATTTGCTCCcacaatttgaaattgaaaactatTCCTTGTTTTGCTGGACTGACTCAACTATCGTGCTCTCCTGGTTAGCGAAACCACCTTGTTGTTGGAATACATTTGTAGCCAATAGAGTCTCAAAAATTATACAAGTGGTGGACATATCCAAATGGTTTCACGTGGATTCGGAATTCAATCCTGCAGACTTAGCCAGTCGAGGAGTTCAAGCTCAGGACCTACAAAACAACCGCTTGTGGTGGAATGGACCAGATTGGCTATCAGAACCATCAAAGAATTGGCCAAGAACCATTGAGAAAAAGAATTTCGAAACTGAGCTCGAAAAAAAGCCCGTCAAAGTTCTTTTTACTTATTTCCAAAACTTTGAGGACATTCTTGACCGATTTTCTTCATTTTCCAGAGCCCTTAGA GCATTTTATCCAGACGAGTATATGAcactcaattctaaaaaatctattaaaaaatcTAGTCCACTTTTATCCTTAAATCCATTTATTGACCAGGAGGGAATAATGCGAATATGTGGCCGACTAGAATCATCATCTGATTTATCTTTCAACGAAAGACATCCAATTATCCTTCCATACGGATGCCAATACTCTCGTCTTTTAGTCCATTTTATTCATCAGATCAGTCTTCACGGGGGGAATCAACTGGTGCTGCGACTG GCAATACACTTAGAAGCAACCACCGATTTGTCTACCTCCGCTTTCCTAGCAGCCTTCAGCCGATTTGTATCCCGACGTGGCTGCCCTCTGCATCTTCACTCAGATAATGGAACTACATTTGTTGGAGCTTCCAAAACATTATCCAAAGAATTTATCCAAACTTCTCGTGAAACTCTGACTTCAAATTACTTGCACCAAAATTTGACATGGCATTTTATACCACCAGGAGCACCTCATATGGGTGGACTATGGGAAGCCGGTGTCAAAAGCTTTAAACAGCATTTCAGGAAAACGGTTGGTGTCCAAAAATTTACATTCGAAGAATTCCAGACATTGTTATCCAAAATTGAAGCATGTCTTAACTCCCGACCTATTTCCCCATCTTCCGAGAATCCCACCGATTTAACAGCGTTGACACCgggacattttttaattggctcgcCTATACTTATGCCACTGGAACCAGAACTTGTCCATTCCTCTACTTCTATCCAAAATCGCTGGCAACGCATAAAAGCTCAACATCAGTTTTTCTGTTCCCGATGGAAAAATGAATACCTTAAAGAATTACAAAAGCGCCATAAATGGAAAAGGTCTGAAGAGGACTTGAGGGAAAACATGCTGGTGGTGGTTAAAGAAGAAAACTTACCCCCGAATTCTTGGCGTCTTGGTCGCATTACAAAGGTTCATCATGGCAATGACAATCGAGTTCGAGTAGCGGAAGTACACACCCAGAAAGGCACTATAACTAGGCCAATTACAAAATTAGTTGTATTGTACGATGAATCCTCCTAA